In the Bifidobacterium catenulatum PV20-2 genome, one interval contains:
- a CDS encoding L-lactate dehydrogenase, with the protein MAVLRKVGIIGIGHVGAHVANAVLSAGLAEELKLCDINEQKVVSECQDLSDTLSFYPHNCVIGNYGTQYEQLADCDVVINAAGDVKTSAKDRDGELFVTTDIARTWISRLFNAGFHGVIITISNPCDVVATEIWHITGCDPRKIIGTGTALDSARLRNAIAKRVNVDQKSIGAYMLGEHGNSQFAYWSNVNIAGKPLAQLAQDNPQRFTLDEDETEQDARRGGYRVYAGKECTEYAIAATAARLTQAVLCDEHYAAACSTLLTGEQGESGNYASLPCIIGANGVEEVLNPTLTEGEQAKFHASCEHIRANIAQLAWWDDECHPTLRS; encoded by the coding sequence ATGGCTGTATTGAGAAAAGTCGGCATTATCGGCATCGGACACGTGGGCGCGCATGTTGCAAATGCCGTGCTTTCCGCAGGACTGGCCGAAGAACTGAAGCTGTGTGACATCAACGAGCAAAAAGTAGTCAGCGAATGTCAGGATTTAAGCGACACGCTGAGTTTCTACCCGCATAACTGCGTGATCGGCAACTACGGCACGCAATACGAGCAGCTAGCCGACTGCGACGTGGTAATCAACGCTGCCGGCGACGTGAAAACCAGCGCCAAAGATCGTGACGGCGAACTGTTCGTCACTACCGACATTGCACGCACCTGGATTTCCCGACTGTTCAATGCAGGCTTCCACGGTGTGATCATCACCATCTCAAATCCGTGCGATGTGGTCGCAACCGAAATCTGGCACATCACCGGCTGCGATCCGCGCAAAATAATCGGCACCGGAACCGCGTTGGATTCCGCACGACTGCGCAACGCCATCGCGAAACGCGTCAACGTGGATCAGAAATCAATCGGCGCATACATGCTGGGGGAGCATGGCAATTCGCAGTTCGCCTACTGGTCGAACGTGAACATTGCGGGCAAGCCGCTCGCTCAACTCGCGCAAGACAATCCGCAACGATTCACCCTTGACGAGGACGAAACCGAGCAGGACGCCCGACGAGGCGGGTACCGCGTGTACGCCGGCAAAGAGTGCACGGAATACGCTATTGCAGCCACCGCGGCACGCCTTACGCAAGCCGTGCTCTGCGACGAACACTATGCGGCCGCCTGCTCCACGCTGCTTACCGGCGAACAAGGCGAAAGCGGCAATTACGCCAGCCTGCCGTGCATCATCGGCGCGAACGGCGTTGAAGAAGTCCTCAATCCCACACTCACCGAAGGCGAACAGGCCAAATTCCACGCATCCTGCGAGCATATCCGCGCCAATATCGCGCAGCTTGCGTGGTGGGACGACGAATGCCATCCCACACTGCGTAGCTGA
- a CDS encoding hemolysin family protein, giving the protein MSLGLNILLIFIFLLLGSVFAGTELALVSLRGSQIDQMEQEDARGKRVAQIARDPNTFLSTVQIGVTLSGFLSASFGESSISPYIVPIVESWGVPTSVAAPLTTIVLTLIISYCSIVISELVPKRIAMQRNEQIARAVVPAIHVFAKVCKPIIWLIGKNTNIIVRLLGFDPNETDSEVSDEELRVLVNTNTNLSKDERTILDDVFDASETIVAEVMRPRADVVFLDGAMPIGDAAAYVREMPYSRYPVTGKDFDDVLGFVHVRDLLDIRDPEAKTVADVTREGISLPGTSKLLPSLELLRKRGIHLAVVIDEYGGTDGIVTLEDMTEELVGDIRDEYDLPEEKGGERTERTAFVNGVATIEGGMTIEDFADLTGIELEDGPYETVAGYFLAHTGKMGEVGDVLSSDDGYDMTVTKVDGRRIETLEIRKHTVDGDTTKSVKTAK; this is encoded by the coding sequence ATGTCACTCGGTTTGAATATCCTCCTGATCTTCATCTTCCTGCTGCTCGGTTCCGTGTTCGCCGGCACCGAACTGGCGTTGGTCAGTCTGCGCGGATCGCAGATCGACCAAATGGAACAGGAGGATGCCCGCGGCAAACGCGTCGCACAAATCGCACGCGATCCGAACACGTTTCTGTCGACCGTGCAGATCGGCGTGACGTTGAGCGGTTTTCTTTCCGCATCGTTCGGCGAATCGTCGATTTCGCCATACATTGTGCCGATTGTTGAAAGTTGGGGCGTGCCAACGAGCGTGGCCGCTCCCCTGACCACCATCGTGCTGACGTTGATTATTTCGTACTGTTCGATCGTGATTTCGGAGTTGGTGCCGAAGCGTATCGCCATGCAACGAAACGAGCAGATCGCGCGTGCCGTGGTGCCTGCGATTCACGTGTTTGCGAAGGTGTGCAAGCCGATTATTTGGCTGATCGGCAAGAATACGAACATTATTGTGCGCTTGCTTGGTTTCGACCCGAACGAGACCGACAGCGAAGTGTCCGACGAGGAGTTGCGCGTGCTCGTCAACACCAATACGAACTTAAGCAAGGACGAACGCACGATCCTCGACGACGTGTTCGACGCGTCCGAAACGATTGTGGCCGAAGTGATGCGCCCACGTGCCGACGTGGTGTTTCTGGATGGTGCCATGCCGATCGGGGATGCGGCCGCATACGTTCGCGAAATGCCGTATTCCCGTTATCCGGTGACCGGCAAGGATTTCGATGACGTGCTCGGCTTCGTGCATGTGCGCGACCTGCTCGACATTCGCGATCCCGAGGCGAAGACGGTCGCCGACGTAACACGCGAAGGCATTTCGCTGCCGGGCACGTCGAAGCTGCTGCCAAGCCTTGAATTGCTGCGTAAGCGTGGCATTCATCTGGCGGTGGTCATCGACGAATATGGCGGTACCGACGGCATCGTCACGTTGGAGGATATGACGGAGGAGCTGGTCGGCGATATTCGCGACGAATATGATCTGCCGGAAGAGAAGGGCGGCGAACGCACGGAGCGTACCGCGTTCGTCAATGGCGTCGCCACTATCGAAGGTGGTATGACGATTGAGGATTTCGCTGATTTGACCGGTATCGAGCTTGAGGATGGCCCATACGAGACGGTTGCCGGCTATTTCTTGGCGCACACTGGCAAGATGGGCGAAGTCGGCGATGTGCTGTCTTCCGACGACGGCTACGATATGACCGTCACTAAAGTGGACGGCCGTCGTATCGAAACGTTGGAAATCCGCAAGCATACGGTTGATGGCGATACCACGAAATCCGTAAAGACTGCAAAATGA
- a CDS encoding carbonic anhydrase — MTDETFVNQNDVEGTANGVWSRMLAGNRRFTEGKLEHPNRSVEARKAVIDTHEPDAAVLSCSDARVSPDIIFDAGIGDLFTVRTAGQIIDDAVIASLEYAVDVLDVRLLVVLGHQNCGAIKQACKEYEALLHELTADAEDSLMAADSVADLDERILNAKSLMLRTVGFSIWQAHESELESTEDFERVHIARTIEQLVEQSEVIQRALAEDRLMITGARYQLDTGKVEVLSF, encoded by the coding sequence ATGACGGACGAAACATTTGTGAACCAGAACGATGTGGAGGGCACTGCGAACGGCGTGTGGAGCCGCATGTTGGCGGGCAACCGTAGATTCACGGAAGGCAAGCTGGAACATCCGAACCGCAGTGTGGAAGCACGCAAGGCGGTTATCGACACGCATGAGCCGGATGCGGCGGTATTGAGCTGCTCTGATGCGCGTGTCAGCCCCGATATTATTTTCGACGCAGGCATCGGCGATCTGTTCACCGTGCGCACGGCAGGGCAGATCATAGACGATGCTGTGATCGCCTCTTTGGAATACGCGGTGGATGTGCTCGATGTGCGCCTTTTGGTGGTGCTCGGCCATCAGAATTGCGGCGCGATCAAGCAGGCATGCAAGGAATACGAGGCGTTGTTGCACGAGTTGACCGCCGACGCGGAGGATTCGCTGATGGCCGCTGACAGCGTTGCCGACCTTGACGAACGTATTCTGAACGCGAAATCGCTGATGCTGCGCACCGTCGGTTTTTCGATTTGGCAGGCGCACGAGTCGGAGCTGGAATCGACGGAGGATTTCGAGCGCGTGCACATCGCACGCACCATCGAGCAACTGGTGGAACAGTCCGAGGTGATTCAGCGCGCGCTGGCGGAGGACCGGCTGATGATCACCGGAGCACGCTACCAGCTCGACACCGGAAAAGTCGAAGTATTGAGCTTCTGA
- a CDS encoding ATP-binding protein: protein MQPHGYIPRLIDEQIETLLQIFGAVQIDGPKWCGKTWSGQAHANSMTSLDDQNVLPLAEADPTIALIGGQPHLIDEWQTAPKVRDAVRHDIDSHSNRPGQYILTGSSAPPTEAYEHSGAGRIAHLRMWPMSLVELGKSSGVVSLQGLFASNCPQAAASSSLTDIAEWVCRGGWPASKDRSLQAALYIPRQYLDAVIEDNALRMGKNPAMTRRTIMSLARNNATAATMKTLIRDLYTDDQAQDEEPARSTVSSYIQMLQREYLIEELPCWDAPIKAKNRMRVKPKRYFTDPSLAAAALGLTPTRLLSEGQILGDLFENLAIRDLRIYASAWNGPDKPSLSFYRDEKGLEADIILELPDGRWAAIEIKLGENKVPEAVESLLQVKKKVTANPYARQRDPSFLMVLVGNGAYSYTTAEGIRVVPLSLLGA, encoded by the coding sequence TGAGACGTTACTGCAAATATTCGGTGCCGTGCAAATCGACGGACCGAAATGGTGTGGAAAAACGTGGTCCGGCCAGGCGCATGCCAACAGCATGACCAGCTTGGATGACCAGAATGTACTCCCTCTGGCCGAAGCGGATCCGACTATCGCGCTTATCGGTGGACAGCCACACCTTATTGACGAATGGCAAACCGCACCCAAAGTACGTGACGCCGTCCGGCATGACATCGACAGCCATTCCAACCGACCAGGACAATACATTCTCACCGGTTCCAGCGCACCACCAACCGAAGCTTACGAGCATAGCGGTGCCGGTCGTATCGCGCACCTGCGTATGTGGCCCATGAGTCTTGTTGAACTTGGAAAATCTTCCGGGGTTGTTTCCCTTCAAGGTCTTTTTGCCAGCAACTGCCCACAGGCCGCCGCATCCTCTTCGCTGACTGACATTGCGGAATGGGTTTGCCGTGGCGGCTGGCCCGCATCGAAGGATCGTTCCCTGCAGGCAGCGTTATACATTCCACGGCAATACCTGGACGCCGTCATAGAAGACAACGCGCTCAGAATGGGCAAAAACCCTGCCATGACGCGCCGTACCATCATGTCGCTCGCCCGCAATAATGCTACAGCAGCAACGATGAAGACCTTGATCCGCGACCTCTACACGGACGACCAGGCGCAAGATGAGGAACCCGCGCGGTCGACCGTCTCCAGTTACATCCAAATGCTGCAGCGTGAATATCTTATTGAGGAGCTGCCCTGCTGGGATGCGCCCATCAAAGCGAAGAACCGGATGCGGGTCAAACCGAAGCGGTATTTCACCGACCCCTCGCTGGCCGCGGCAGCACTGGGTCTGACTCCGACACGTTTGCTCTCCGAAGGCCAGATTCTCGGCGACCTGTTCGAGAATCTGGCAATTCGAGATCTGCGCATATACGCTTCGGCATGGAACGGCCCGGACAAGCCATCGCTATCGTTCTATCGAGACGAAAAAGGTCTGGAAGCGGACATCATCCTTGAATTGCCTGATGGACGGTGGGCTGCCATTGAAATCAAGCTTGGCGAAAACAAAGTACCAGAAGCGGTAGAGTCCTTACTACAGGTAAAGAAAAAGGTCACAGCGAACCCTTATGCGCGTCAAAGAGACCCCTCGTTCCTCATGGTACTGGTAGGTAACGGCGCATATTCCTACACCACTGCCGAGGGCATCCGTGTGGTGCCGCTATCCTTGCTCGGAGCCTAA